One Gossypium raimondii isolate GPD5lz chromosome 3, ASM2569854v1, whole genome shotgun sequence genomic window carries:
- the LOC105794520 gene encoding nuclear pore complex protein NUP54 produces the protein MFGAQASTSAFGTPSSTPAFGTPSSTPAFGTTPSTPAFGAPSSTPAFGTPSSTPAFVTPSSTPAFGTPSSTPAFGAPSSTPAFGTPSSTPAFGTPSTPSFATGFGGSSLFSTPFSSQTQQQQQTSLFQQPQPSIAAPSSGFGFQTSLSATPFPNAQLTTQMAPVAPLPFSLADRDIQAIVDAYKEEAGNPKYAFKHLLFSVIEPQFRGKAAGVSDIMWAEAMAKLEGMESSDRERLWPQLVQGFKDLSQRLKLQDEVIVSDAERLRMTQSNVKMLQRHFQAETLPWIQRMRQKEQSLQRRLLKMMRILEALEGKGCRVPLMKGEVELAEKLAAITRQLKGSGAELSRRVQNLLIVSRVQANAIGAGGSLYLPGSTKIHEQSLADMQEVLQQQTEAIARLGNVLKRDIRDMEIIMAEDTDMTENVN, from the exons ATGTTCGGAGCTCAAGCTTCCACTTCTGCCTTCGGCACTCCTTCTTCCACCCCTGCCTTTGGCACTCCTTCTTCCACCCCGGCCTTTGGAACTACTCCTTCCACTCCGGCTTTTGGGGCTCCTTCTTCCACACCGGCATTTGGCACTCCGTCTTCGACACCGGCGTTTGTCACTCCTTCTTCGACACCGGCCTTTGGCACTCCGTCTTCGACACCTGCGTTTGGGGCTCCGTCTTCGACACCGGCGTTTGGAACTCCGTCCTCGACACCGGCTTTTGGAACTCCATCAACGCCGTCTTTCGCTACGGGCTTTGGCGGCTCCTCTCTTTTCTCCACCCCATTCTCTTCTCAAACGCAACAGCAGCAACAGACTTCATTGTTTCAGCAACCACAGCCATCCATCGCGGCACCCTCTAGTGGTTTCGGATTCCAGACTTCGTTATCCGCCACTCCTTTCCCCAATGCTCAATTGACAACTCAAATGGCTCCCGTGGCCCCTCTCCCCTTCTCTCTCGCCGATCGTGACATTCAA GCGATTGTGGATGCTTACAAAGAGGAGGCTGGGAACCCTAAGTATGCTTTCAAG CATTTGTTGTTTAGTGTAATTGAACCACAGTTCAGGGGAAAGGCAGCTGGTGTATCAGAT ATAATGTGGGCAGAAGCTATGGCGAAACTGGAGGGTATGGAGAGTTCTGATCGGGAAAGACTCTGGCCTCAGCTTGTTCAGGGTTTTAAGGATCTTTCACAGCGGTTGAAG CTACAAGATGAAGTCATTGTTTCAGATGCTGAGAGGTTGCGAATGACCCAGAGCAATGTGAAAATG CTTCAGAGGCATTTTCAAGCTGAAACTCTTCCATGGATCCAGAGAATGAGACAAAAGGAGCAAAGCCTCCAAAGACGGCTCTTAAAG ATGATGAGAATACTGGAAGCATTAGAAGGTAAGGGTTGCCGTGTGCCTTTAATGAAAGGGGAAGTTGAATTGGCTGAGAAGTTGGCTGCAATAACTAGACAG TTGAAAGGATCTGGAGCCGAACTTTCTAGGAGGGTTCAAAACCTGCTAATCGTATCTCGTGTTCAAGCAAATGCTATTGGTGCTGGAGGTTCTCTTTATCTTCCAGGATCAACTAAAATACATGAGCAGAGTCTTGCCGATATGCAGGAG GTATTACAACAGCAAACAGAGGCCATTGCAAGGCTTGGCAACGTTTTGAAGCGAGATATCAGGGATATGGAGATAATAATGGCTGAAGACACGGATATGACGGAAAATGTGAATTAG